In Electrophorus electricus isolate fEleEle1 chromosome 18, fEleEle1.pri, whole genome shotgun sequence, one genomic interval encodes:
- the rbp2b gene encoding LOW QUALITY PROTEIN: retinol-binding protein 2b (The sequence of the model RefSeq protein was modified relative to this genomic sequence to represent the inferred CDS: inserted 1 base in 1 codon; deleted 1 base in 1 codon), with translation MPVDFSGRWLLESNENLELDEYMKALNIDFATRKVAMRLSPAKVFFQEGDRFVIETFSAFRNYEAXCQQTVLTWEGDTLMCRQGGDKANHGWKHLFSII, from the exons ATGCCTGTGGATTTCAGTGGGAGATGGCTGCTGGAGTCGAACGAGAACCTGGAA CTGGACGAATACATGAAAGCACTGA ATATCGATTTCGCCACACGCAAGGTTGCCATGCGCCTCTCTCCAGCCAAGGTCTTTTTCCAGGAGGGAGACCGGTTTGTGATTGAGACCTTCAGCGCCTTCAGGAATTACGAGG TGTGTCAGCAGACAGTGCTCACCTGGGAGGGCGATACACTGATGTGCAGGCAAGGGGGCGATAAGGCTAACCATGGATGGAAACATTTATTCAGCATTATCTAG
- the copb2 gene encoding coatomer subunit beta', with protein MPLRLDIKRKLTARSDRVKSVDLHPTEPWMLASLYNGSVCVWNHESQTLVKTFEVCDLPVRASKFVARKNWVITGADDMQIRVFNYNTLERVHMFEAHSDYIRCIAVHPTQPYVLTSSDDMLIKLWDWEKKWSCSQVFEGHTHYVMQIVINPKDNNQFASASLDRTIKVWQLGSSSPNFTLEGHEKGVNCIDYYSGGDKPYLISGADDRLVKIWDYQNKTCVQTLEGHAQNVSCVSFHPELPIIVTGSEDGTVRIWHSSTYRLESTLNYGMERVWCVCGLRGSNNVALGYDEGSIIIKLGREEPAMSMDTNGKIIWAKHSEVQQANLKAMGEAEIKDGERLPLAVKDMGSCEIYPQTIQHNPNGRFVVVCGDGEYIIYTAMALRNKSFGSAQEFVWAHDSSEYAIRESNSVVKIFKNFKEKKSFKPDFGAEGIYGGFLLGVRSVNGLAFYDWENTELIRRIEIQPKHIFWSDSGELVCIATEESFFILRYLAEKVAASQESNEGVTEDGIEDAFEVQGEIQEIVKTGLWVGDCFIYTSSVNRLNYYVGGEIVTIAHLDRTMYLLGYIPKDDRLYLGDKELNIVSYSLLVSVLEYQTAVMRRDFGMADKVLPTIPKEQRTRVAHFLEKQGFKQQALAVSTDPEHRFELALQLGELKIAYQLAVEAESEQKWKQLAELAISKCQFGLAQECLHHAQDYGGLLLLATASGNVTMVSKLAEGAERDGKNNVAFMTYFLQGKLDQCLELLIRTNRLPEAAFLARTYLPSQVSRVVKLWRESLSKVNQKAAESLADPTEYENLFPGLKESFVAEQYLRQTCLGKSRPATDYPLVTPNEERVVLEEASGYQPHGVFPSPAQTTGPDEDADMDPAISALVRIVASSSAASAAASHPEHTKDTEKPGTPDSDLKEKTLEELEDDLDNLELDDIDTTDVNLDDDFLDD; from the exons ATG CCTCTCCGGCTGGACATCAAGCGCAAGCTCACGGCTCGGTCCGACCGCGTCAAAAGCGTGGACCTCCACCCCACCGAGCCGTGGATGCTGGCCAGCCTGTACAAcggcagcgtgtgtgtgtggaaccaCGAGTCGCAG ACTTTGGTGAAGACGTTTGAAGTGTGTGACCTGCCGGTAAGGGCTTCGAAGTTTGTTGCCAGAAAAAACTGGGTGATAACCGGAGCA GATGACATGCAGATCCGTGTTTTCAACTACAACACGTTGGAGCGGGTGCACATGTTTGAGGCACACTCGGACTACATCCGCTGCATAGCAGTGCATCCCACTCAGCCGTACGTCCTCACCAGTAGCG atgacATGCTCATTAAACTCTGGGACTGGGAGAAGAAGTGGTCATGCAGTCAGGTGTTTGAGGGCCACACACACTACGTCATGCAGATCGTCATCAACCCCAAAGACAACAACCAGTTTGCCAGTGCGTCACTGGACAGAACCATCAAG GTGTGGCAACTGGGCTCGTCGTCCCCCAACTTCACCCTGGAAGGCCACGAGAAAGGGGTTAACTGCATTGATTACTACAGCGGTGGGGATAAGCCCTACCTCATTTCAGGAGCAGACGACAGGTTGGTGAAGATCTGGGACTACCAG AATAAGACGTGTGTGCAGACGCTAGAGGGCCACGCCCAGAACGTGTCATGCGTGAGCTTCCACCCTGAGCTGCCCATCATCGTCACGGGGTCCGAGGACG GCACGGTGCGGATCTGGCACTCCAGCACCTACCGGCTGGAGAGCACGCTGAATTATGGCATGGAGCGCGTGTGGTGCGTGTGCGGCCTGCGCGGCTCAAACAACGTGGCGCTCGGCTACGACGAGGGCAGCATCATCATCAAG CTCGGCCGCGAAGAGCCAGCCATGTCCATGGACACCAATGGGAAGATCATCTGGGCCAAGCACTCGGAGGTGCAGCAGGCCAATCTGAAGGCCATGGGTGAGGCTGAGATCAAGGACGGAGAGAGGCTTCCTCTGGCGGTCAAAGACATGGGCAGTTGCGAGATCTACCCTCAGACCATTCAGCACAACCCCAACGGACG GTTTGTGGTGGTGTGCGGAGACGGCGAGTACATCATCTACACGGCCATGGCTCTGAGGAACAAGAGCTTCGGCTCGGCCCAGGAGTTCGTCTGGGCCCATGACTCCTCCGA GTATGCCATCCGAGAAAGTAACAGCGTGGTTAAGATTTTCAAAAACTTCAAGGAGAAGAAGTCCTTCAAGCCAGACTTTGGAGCGGAAG GTATCTACGGCGGGTTCCTGCTGGGTGTCCGCTCTGTGAACGGCTTGGCCTTCTACGACTGGGAGAACACGGAGCTGATCCGCCGCATCGAGATTCAACCCAAACAC atctTCTGGTCTGACTCCGGAGAGCTGGTGTGTATCGCCACGGAGGAGTCCTTCTTCATCCTCCGCTACCTGGCCGAGAAAGTGGCCGCATCACAAGAGTCCAACGAGGGCGTGACGGAGGATGGCATAGAGGACGCCTTCGAG gtccAAGGGGAGATACAGGAGATTGTAAAGACTGGCTTGTGGGTGGGTGATTGCTTCATCTACACCAGCTCTGTCAACAGACTAAACTATTACGTCGGAGGAGAAATCGTCACCATCGCTCATCTGGACAG GACCATGTACCTGCTGGGCTACATTCCAAAGGACGATCGTCTGTACCTGGGAGACAAAGAGCTGAACATCGTCAGTTACTCGCTCCTGGTATCAGTGCTGGAGTACCAGACGGCCGTCATGCGCCGAGACTTCGGAATGGCTGACAAGGTTCTCCCCACCATCCCGAAGGAGCAGAGGACCAGGGTGGCCCACTTCCTGGAGAAGCAG GGCTTCAAACAGCAAGCTCTGGCCGTGTCCACTGACCCTGAGCACAGGTTCGAGCTCGCGCTGCAGTTGGGGGAACTGAAGATCGCCTACCAGCTGGCTGTGGAAGCAGAG tcagAGCAGAAGTGGAAGCAGCTGGCCGAGCTGGCCATCAGCAAGTGCCAGTTCGGGCTGGCGCAGGAGTGCCTGCACCACGCCCAGGACTACGGCGGCCTGTTGCTGCTGGCGACCGCCTCCGGCAACGTCACCATGGTGAGCAAGCTGGCGGAGGGCGCCGAGCGTGACGGCAAGAACAACGTGGCCTTCATGACTTACTTCCTGCAGGGCAA GCTGGACCAGTGCCTGGAGCTGCTGATCCGGACCAACCGCCTGCCCGAGGCAGCGTTCCTCGCCCGGACCTACCTCCCCAGCCAGGTGTCCAG agtggtaaagctgtggagagagagctTGTCTAAAGTGAACCAGAAGGCCGCTGAGTCACTGGCTGACCCGACCGAGTACGAGAACCTGTTCCCAGGCCTGAAGGAGTCCTTCGTTGCCGAGCAGTACCTCCGCCAGACGTGTCTGGGCAAGAGCCGGCCCGCCACCGACTACCCCCTCGTCACC CCCAACGAGGAGCGTGTTGTGTTGGAGGAGGCCAGTGGGTACCAGCCCCACGGCGTGTTCCCCAGCCCCGCACAG ACCACCGGCCCCGACGAGGATGCGGACATGGATCCCGCCATCTCTGCCCTGGTCCGGATTGTTGCCTCGTCTTCTGCTGCCAGTGCAGCTGCCTcacaccctgaacacaccaAGGACACGGAGAAGCCCGGCACGCCAGACAGTGACCTAAAGGAAAAG ACTCTGGAGGAACTGGAGGATGACTTGGACAACCTGGAGCTCGACGACATCGACACCACAGACGTCAACCTGGACGACGACTTCCTGGACGACTGA